Proteins from a genomic interval of Ignavibacteriota bacterium:
- a CDS encoding DUF2807 domain-containing protein, whose translation MKLRLLPLLLLLSLASCGFEEMVTPSGMYVSTNRSVQPFTKVSVENGFTLLLTPGDSLALRIETYENMQHYVTTRVVNGTLIVDEAEGYDIVGDARVVVHVTCRTLEAITSSGGSAVRTLGTFAGRTMQVNVSGGGTLNADLDYDRVYTLLAGGSVAQLHGRTRLFDAYCSGGSVIDAPDFVTAACTLDMSGGSTADVRVDSLLSVNASGGSRVTYRGSAQLDKIVTTGGSMVVHR comes from the coding sequence ATGAAACTCCGCCTCCTTCCCCTGCTCCTGCTCCTGTCACTCGCGTCCTGCGGTTTCGAGGAGATGGTCACGCCATCCGGCATGTACGTGTCGACGAATCGAAGTGTGCAGCCCTTCACGAAGGTGAGTGTGGAGAACGGCTTCACGCTGCTGCTGACGCCGGGGGATTCGCTGGCGCTGCGCATCGAGACGTACGAAAACATGCAGCACTACGTCACGACGCGCGTCGTGAACGGCACGCTCATCGTGGACGAGGCCGAGGGCTACGACATCGTGGGTGATGCGCGCGTGGTGGTGCACGTCACCTGCCGCACGCTGGAGGCGATCACGTCGAGCGGCGGGAGCGCGGTGCGCACACTCGGCACCTTCGCGGGCCGCACCATGCAGGTGAACGTCAGCGGCGGCGGAACGCTGAACGCCGACCTCGACTACGACCGTGTGTACACGCTGCTCGCAGGCGGCAGCGTGGCGCAACTGCACGGACGCACGCGTCTCTTCGACGCCTACTGCTCCGGCGGCAGCGTGATCGACGCGCCCGACTTCGTCACCGCCGCGTGCACACTCGACATGTCGGGCGGCAGCACCGCCGACGTGCGCGTCGACTCACTCCTCTCCGTCAATGCCTCCGGCGGCAGCCGCGTCACCTATCGCGGCTCGGCGCAGCTCGATAAAATTGTCACGACAGGCGGATCGATGGTGGTGCATCGATAG
- a CDS encoding insulinase family protein, with amino-acid sequence MTARLHANPFDTTRGGTASERINTTVLPNGVPVVSESVASVRSVALGFWINVGSRDEAPDEGGISHFIEHAVFKGTERRRTHHIAHYLESVGGYVNAFTGKDATCYYARVLDRHLPRAVDLLADLVIHPTFPEREIVKEKQVIAEEMRSIEDDPEDIINDFFEEQLFGRHPLGRPVIGTAESVNGLERETLRAFIHREYTAANLVIAAAGNVDHELLVALCEEALADLPAGTPRRRRPPSRRAPSHHSSVKSVQQAHYIAGLRVPGLRHSDSHALTMLNTLLGEGMGSRLFQRVRERHGVAYAVYSFLTLYEDAGVFGVYTSAEASAIDRCRDILRRELDLIATRPISPRELTRTREQAIGGMLIGLESMSTRMSRLGKDLLVYRRAIDIADVTRRLSAVTPDDILAVARYACDHGNYHSTMILPE; translated from the coding sequence ATGACCGCGCGCCTTCACGCGAATCCCTTCGATACCACACGCGGCGGCACCGCGTCCGAGCGTATCAACACCACCGTGCTGCCAAACGGCGTGCCTGTGGTGAGCGAGTCCGTCGCATCCGTCCGTTCGGTGGCCCTCGGCTTCTGGATCAACGTCGGCAGCCGCGACGAGGCGCCGGACGAGGGAGGCATATCACACTTCATCGAACACGCCGTGTTCAAGGGCACCGAGCGCCGGCGCACCCATCACATCGCGCATTACCTTGAATCCGTGGGTGGCTACGTAAACGCGTTTACCGGCAAGGACGCCACCTGCTATTATGCGCGCGTGCTCGACCGCCATTTGCCGCGCGCGGTGGATCTGCTGGCCGATCTCGTCATTCATCCCACCTTCCCCGAACGCGAGATTGTGAAGGAGAAGCAGGTGATCGCCGAGGAGATGCGCAGCATCGAGGACGATCCCGAGGACATCATCAACGATTTTTTCGAGGAGCAGCTCTTCGGCCGACATCCGCTCGGGCGTCCCGTGATAGGCACGGCCGAGAGTGTGAACGGACTCGAACGCGAGACTCTGCGGGCCTTTATACACCGCGAATACACCGCGGCGAATCTCGTGATCGCGGCGGCGGGCAATGTGGATCACGAGCTGCTGGTGGCGTTGTGTGAGGAGGCCCTGGCCGATCTGCCCGCGGGCACGCCACGCAGGAGGCGGCCGCCTTCCCGGCGCGCGCCGAGTCATCACAGCAGTGTGAAGTCCGTACAGCAGGCCCATTACATCGCGGGCTTGCGCGTGCCGGGCTTGCGCCACAGCGACAGCCACGCACTCACGATGCTCAACACACTGCTCGGCGAGGGCATGGGATCGCGTCTGTTCCAGCGAGTGCGCGAGCGTCACGGTGTGGCCTACGCGGTGTACAGCTTTCTGACATTGTACGAAGACGCGGGTGTGTTCGGCGTGTACACCAGCGCCGAGGCCTCTGCCATCGACCGCTGCCGCGACATATTGCGTCGCGAACTCGATCTCATCGCCACGCGCCCGATCTCGCCGCGTGAACTCACGCGCACACGCGAGCAGGCCATCGGCGGTATGCTCATCGGTCTCGAGAGCATGAGCACACGCATGAGCCGTCTTGGGAAAGATCTGCTCGTGTACCGTCGCGCCATCGACATCGCCGACGTGACGCGCCGTCTTTCGGCCGTGACCCCCGACGACATCCTCGCCGTCGCGCGCTACGCCTGTGATCACGGCAACTATCACAGCACGATGATACTGCCCGAATAA
- a CDS encoding PAS domain-containing protein: MQKKRRQVILEKLNLTKPQRENVLQLMAAQKNKYRKLLHEAHERMHIITDLTTSLEFWLNVDGRFEHISPACEKITGYAPAEFLEGRVTMEEVIHPDSRRRFRMDRKRAMTGKTGSDVEYKFIRKDAVERWAIASWQPVITRRGRQIGVRISIQDATRLKEAENARDCARAALDSFACDCGKAAVLYIDARGAVTGWSASAQALFQRDMPKHNGIVCADLIVDAASLDFAAVAAEKKRVPVTFVRGDGTEGAALLAVFPCLDGIDKQGGYCLFLTATERGDS, translated from the coding sequence ATGCAAAAGAAACGCCGCCAGGTTATCCTGGAAAAGTTGAATCTGACGAAGCCCCAACGGGAGAACGTCCTTCAACTTATGGCCGCGCAGAAGAACAAGTACAGGAAGCTTCTGCACGAGGCACACGAGCGTATGCACATCATCACCGATCTGACGACGAGTCTCGAGTTCTGGCTCAATGTCGACGGGCGTTTCGAGCATATCAGTCCGGCCTGCGAAAAGATCACCGGCTATGCGCCGGCGGAATTCCTCGAAGGACGTGTCACGATGGAAGAGGTGATACATCCCGATTCGCGCCGCCGCTTCCGCATGGATCGAAAACGCGCTATGACCGGCAAGACCGGCAGCGACGTGGAATACAAGTTCATCCGCAAGGACGCCGTCGAACGCTGGGCCATCGCCTCGTGGCAGCCCGTGATTACGCGCCGCGGACGACAGATCGGCGTGCGCATCAGCATACAGGATGCCACGCGACTGAAAGAGGCCGAGAACGCCCGCGACTGCGCGCGCGCCGCGCTCGATTCCTTCGCATGTGACTGCGGCAAGGCCGCCGTGTTGTACATCGATGCACGGGGCGCCGTGACAGGATGGTCCGCCTCCGCGCAGGCCTTGTTCCAGCGCGATATGCCGAAACACAACGGTATCGTGTGTGCGGATCTGATTGTGGACGCCGCATCTCTCGATTTTGCGGCTGTCGCCGCGGAAAAGAAACGCGTGCCCGTCACCTTTGTACGCGGCGACGGCACCGAAGGCGCGGCACTGCTTGCCGTGTTTCCCTGTCTTGACGGAATCGACAAGCAGGGTGGATACTGTCTTTTTCTCACGGCGACGGAGCGCGGGGACTCCTGA
- a CDS encoding ATP-dependent RecD-like DNA helicase, which translates to MSDPGGMMDERPFDDTRNGDERQGAETLRGTLRSIVFHNADTGFTVGRFDVENELFPIVATGEMLGPAVGDSFEFTGGWVQHPRYGKQFKWTSYQVAYPVTSEGIERYISSGVLPGIGPALAHAIVRRFGTDTLHVLDAEPGRLAEIGGIGPKKLAGIRRAWEEQRGVAAVMVFLKSHGAAGGHAVAIFRAYGAEAVPLLRADPYRMIEEVDGIGFVTADRIARGLGIDANHPKRLRAGLVYTLGEAARSNGHTFLPSEQLIHAATALLEGDTEAVRGALGETLREGLLAHEDDAVYLPELLAAEHAVVADVRRLTAKGPRAVDHLAVEGVLRDLEKRRSWEFAPVQSEAVHKALAGPMTVVTGGPGTGKTSSIAGIIAAARALELRPALCAPTGRAAKRLSELAGFEAKTIHRLLEVDPATRGFQRNADNRLEVDVLIVDEMSMVDIQLMAALLDAVPDPARVVLVGDVDQLPSVGPGNVLRDIIDAGCAETTALHLNYRQGVDSRIVSNAHRVREGFMPVFERDTFFVDAETPEETAALVRDIVAHRIPREMGFEPVSHIQVLTPMHGTAAGVAALNAALRAELNPHGRVVYRKGEQTWHIGDKVMQVRNDYEKDVFNGDIGIISAVDPEESRAIVSFDDGRVVAYSFEELADLVHAYAITIHKSQGSEYDVVVLPLVLQHRIMLQRNLLYTAMTRARSLLVLVGQRQALATAVRNERIARRFSGLRDTLRRALA; encoded by the coding sequence ATGTCTGACCCCGGCGGAATGATGGACGAACGACCGTTTGATGATACTCGAAACGGCGACGAAAGGCAAGGCGCGGAAACGCTGCGCGGCACGCTGCGCAGCATCGTGTTCCACAATGCCGATACCGGCTTCACGGTCGGACGCTTCGACGTGGAAAACGAACTCTTTCCCATCGTCGCAACGGGCGAAATGCTCGGTCCCGCCGTGGGCGACAGCTTCGAATTCACCGGCGGCTGGGTGCAGCATCCGCGCTACGGGAAACAGTTCAAGTGGACCTCCTACCAGGTCGCGTATCCCGTCACCTCCGAGGGCATCGAACGCTATATCTCGTCGGGCGTGCTGCCGGGTATCGGACCCGCTCTCGCACACGCCATCGTGCGACGCTTCGGAACCGACACGCTGCATGTGCTCGACGCCGAACCCGGACGCCTTGCGGAAATCGGAGGCATAGGTCCGAAAAAGCTCGCGGGAATACGCCGGGCCTGGGAGGAACAGCGCGGCGTGGCCGCGGTGATGGTGTTCCTCAAAAGCCACGGTGCGGCGGGCGGACACGCGGTCGCCATCTTCCGCGCCTACGGCGCAGAAGCCGTGCCATTGCTGCGCGCGGATCCCTACCGTATGATCGAGGAGGTGGACGGCATCGGCTTTGTCACCGCCGACCGCATTGCGCGCGGTTTGGGCATCGATGCAAATCACCCGAAACGCCTGCGCGCCGGACTCGTGTACACTCTCGGCGAAGCCGCCCGAAGCAACGGGCACACGTTTCTTCCGTCCGAACAGTTGATACATGCCGCCACCGCGCTGCTCGAGGGCGACACCGAGGCCGTGCGCGGCGCACTGGGTGAGACGCTGCGCGAGGGCCTGCTTGCGCACGAGGACGACGCCGTGTATCTGCCCGAATTGCTCGCGGCGGAACATGCGGTGGTTGCCGACGTGCGACGTCTCACCGCGAAAGGTCCGCGTGCGGTGGATCATCTCGCCGTCGAGGGCGTGCTCCGCGATCTCGAAAAACGGCGCTCGTGGGAGTTTGCGCCCGTGCAGAGCGAAGCCGTACACAAGGCGCTGGCGGGTCCGATGACCGTCGTCACCGGCGGACCGGGCACGGGCAAGACCAGCAGCATTGCGGGTATCATCGCCGCCGCGCGCGCGCTCGAGCTGCGGCCCGCGCTCTGCGCGCCCACGGGACGCGCCGCGAAACGCCTCAGTGAACTCGCCGGCTTCGAGGCCAAAACCATCCATCGTCTGCTCGAAGTGGATCCCGCCACACGCGGCTTTCAGCGCAATGCCGACAACCGCCTCGAGGTCGATGTGCTCATCGTCGACGAGATGTCGATGGTCGATATACAACTCATGGCCGCGCTGCTCGACGCCGTGCCCGATCCGGCGCGTGTTGTGCTTGTGGGTGATGTGGATCAGCTTCCCTCCGTCGGTCCGGGCAATGTGCTGCGCGATATCATCGACGCGGGCTGCGCCGAGACCACGGCGTTGCATCTCAACTACCGGCAGGGCGTGGACAGCCGTATCGTGTCGAACGCGCACCGCGTGCGCGAGGGATTTATGCCCGTGTTCGAACGCGACACGTTTTTTGTGGACGCCGAAACACCCGAGGAAACCGCCGCGCTCGTGCGCGACATCGTGGCGCATAGGATCCCGCGCGAGATGGGCTTTGAACCCGTGTCGCACATACAGGTGCTGACGCCGATGCACGGCACTGCCGCGGGAGTCGCCGCGCTGAACGCCGCGCTGCGCGCAGAATTGAATCCGCACGGCCGCGTGGTGTACCGCAAGGGCGAGCAGACCTGGCACATCGGCGACAAGGTGATGCAGGTGCGCAACGATTACGAGAAGGACGTGTTCAACGGCGACATCGGCATCATCAGCGCCGTCGATCCCGAGGAGTCGCGCGCGATCGTGTCCTTCGACGACGGACGCGTGGTCGCGTATTCGTTCGAGGAACTCGCCGACCTCGTACACGCCTACGCCATCACCATACACAAGAGCCAGGGCAGCGAATACGACGTGGTGGTGCTGCCCCTCGTACTGCAGCACCGCATCATGTTGCAGCGCAACCTGCTCTACACCGCCATGACCCGCGCGCGCTCGCTGCTGGTGCTTGTCGGTCAGCGCCAGGCCCTCGCGACCGCCGTGCGCAACGAACGCATCGCGCGCCGCTTCTCGGGCCTGCGCGACACGCTGCGACGCGCCCTCGCGTAA
- a CDS encoding YjbQ family protein: MKFHTEYLTFQTKKHREYINITGEVENILRRSGIQEGMALVSAMHITAAVYVNDAESGLIQDIDEWLEQLAPFNPDYRHHRTGESNGDAHLKSLLMHHEVIVPITKGELDFGPWQQIYYAEFDGQRKKRLIVKIMGE; the protein is encoded by the coding sequence ATGAAATTCCATACCGAATATCTCACCTTTCAGACGAAAAAACACCGCGAGTACATCAACATCACAGGCGAGGTCGAAAACATACTCCGCCGCAGCGGCATACAGGAGGGCATGGCGCTGGTAAGTGCGATGCACATCACCGCGGCCGTGTACGTCAACGACGCCGAAAGCGGGCTCATACAGGACATCGACGAGTGGCTGGAGCAGCTCGCGCCCTTTAATCCCGATTACCGGCATCACCGTACGGGCGAAAGTAACGGCGACGCACACTTGAAATCACTGCTCATGCATCACGAGGTGATTGTGCCGATCACGAAGGGCGAACTCGACTTCGGTCCCTGGCAGCAGATCTATTACGCCGAATTCGACGGGCAGAGGAAGAAGCGACTCATTGTGAAGATCATGGGAGAGTGA
- a CDS encoding VWA domain-containing protein: MRTVYRDFLIVVVVLFPITVVAQPQLNFKRIVNNWPTIELWFTVECGGQRVWIENSGDVRVQEDGVDVSTFNFWTPEGLDCANSTVLVLDASGSMAGSGNIGVKAAGNRFIDLMDGRNDESAIIWYSTSATIAQPMTVYKDLLHNAINALPTSGATAVWDGIFTGVQHLIENGVNPCRGVVAMTDGGDNSSTHSPAEIIALANKHRIRVYTIGLGTSIQSDILQNIADQTGGRFYATMNPTQLIKIFEEISTIIYGGGGECLITYQGRCLDGGTRTVDFSVLNICQGSDSKRRTYTVTKDTSTTLSVVVGCSAHTVHVQPAMAMPIELFTPLPDNTPFHRATFHVRFDEKIVRCIGVQAPPGSLLENVPLQVTPVPGGVTVQTMTPTLLRTAPAPSLLAELLFEAVQQPVDTLCTPIDVESLVFETGCFQPVLSSGRLCFTTSYPDVACTTSGPDSLGWSVPRATYVPENVAVSAHVRNLGRKAARNTRVVIDYIKADFLRMSPASDTIAVTPSTLQPNDTVSATWSLCARPRSDSAISSITFTTLYEDGIARQCTHDIVIPKSEYEVLCTLQAPRLVADFRNRTYAPDPVPVKAIVRNTTTTVQDRLSVELLLPPGIRLVSPDNSGTARKELSPLPVDPGQSATALWYVRSDKQPVDTRLVLECVTRRDTVEICRTAIELAVPALTRPPAPVITPLGSLRLCPGGSVELDAGDGYSSYIWSTGERTRTIVVHSAGMYVVTVTDQYGRRGTAPPIVIAMLPTPAPAPRIMPLNGLRLCEGSYTTLDVGSYAEYLWNSGELTHSINVRTAGTWWVRVKSAEGCYGYSDTVRTTVVPAPVKPTITRSGDTLMTQQYRTYQWYKDGTRISGAVQQSYVATSKGGYQVHVTNEYGCLSASDIIDLILTGLNGVPVPGSVWLDVYPNPVTNELTVTLRGTSDKPADIRLVSVLGQTITGTTSRKAHGEQTVTYDLSSHPAGLYFVTAAVQGRVLSRSVVKR, encoded by the coding sequence ATGCGTACTGTGTATCGGGATTTCCTGATTGTGGTTGTTGTATTGTTCCCGATCACGGTTGTGGCGCAGCCGCAGCTCAATTTCAAGCGAATTGTGAACAACTGGCCGACCATCGAACTGTGGTTCACGGTTGAGTGTGGTGGACAGCGCGTGTGGATCGAGAATAGTGGCGATGTCCGCGTGCAGGAGGATGGCGTCGACGTCAGCACCTTTAATTTCTGGACTCCAGAAGGGCTTGATTGCGCTAATTCGACGGTGCTGGTGCTTGATGCGTCCGGCTCAATGGCGGGATCTGGAAACATCGGAGTAAAGGCAGCGGGCAACAGGTTTATTGATCTCATGGACGGCCGCAACGACGAGTCCGCGATCATCTGGTACTCTACATCGGCGACCATCGCCCAGCCGATGACTGTATACAAGGACCTGCTGCACAATGCGATCAATGCGCTCCCTACCAGCGGCGCAACCGCTGTGTGGGATGGCATCTTTACCGGGGTGCAACACCTGATCGAGAACGGCGTGAACCCATGCCGCGGCGTTGTAGCCATGACCGACGGCGGCGATAATTCGAGTACGCACAGTCCGGCTGAGATAATCGCTCTCGCAAACAAGCACCGCATCCGGGTGTATACGATAGGACTCGGAACAAGCATTCAGTCAGACATCTTGCAAAACATAGCGGATCAGACAGGTGGTCGATTCTATGCAACGATGAACCCTACGCAACTGATCAAGATATTTGAGGAGATCTCCACGATCATTTATGGTGGAGGCGGCGAATGTCTCATCACGTATCAGGGCAGATGCCTGGATGGCGGCACGCGCACCGTAGATTTTTCTGTTCTGAACATCTGCCAGGGGAGCGATTCAAAAAGGAGGACATACACAGTTACGAAGGATACATCCACCACCTTGTCTGTCGTTGTGGGATGTTCCGCACATACCGTACACGTGCAACCAGCCATGGCAATGCCGATCGAGCTGTTCACTCCGCTCCCCGATAATACCCCATTTCATCGTGCCACATTCCACGTGCGTTTCGACGAGAAGATTGTACGGTGCATCGGCGTGCAGGCTCCCCCCGGATCGTTGCTCGAGAACGTACCTCTGCAAGTGACACCAGTTCCCGGTGGGGTGACAGTGCAGACAATGACACCGACCTTGTTGCGGACGGCTCCTGCCCCGTCGTTGCTTGCCGAGCTGCTCTTCGAGGCGGTTCAACAGCCCGTTGATACGCTGTGTACACCCATCGACGTGGAATCATTGGTTTTCGAGACAGGGTGTTTCCAACCCGTGCTGTCATCGGGACGCCTGTGTTTTACCACATCCTACCCCGATGTTGCGTGCACAACATCCGGACCTGATTCACTCGGCTGGTCGGTGCCACGCGCCACGTACGTGCCTGAGAACGTCGCCGTTTCCGCACATGTTCGGAACCTGGGGCGGAAAGCTGCCCGCAACACGCGTGTTGTGATCGACTATATCAAGGCAGATTTCCTGCGGATGTCACCCGCATCCGACACCATCGCCGTGACACCGTCCACGTTGCAGCCGAATGACACGGTATCAGCAACATGGAGTCTGTGTGCCCGTCCACGCTCCGACTCCGCCATCAGCAGCATCACCTTCACCACACTGTACGAGGATGGCATTGCGCGACAGTGTACACACGACATCGTGATCCCGAAATCGGAGTACGAGGTCCTATGTACGCTGCAGGCGCCGCGCCTGGTCGCGGACTTTCGGAACCGGACGTATGCACCCGATCCCGTACCGGTGAAAGCCATCGTGCGCAACACGACAACAACCGTGCAAGACCGGCTGAGTGTGGAGTTGCTCCTGCCCCCAGGCATACGCCTCGTCTCGCCAGACAATTCAGGCACGGCACGCAAGGAGCTTTCACCGTTGCCTGTTGATCCAGGGCAGAGCGCGACTGCGTTGTGGTATGTCCGCAGCGACAAACAGCCGGTTGACACGCGACTCGTGCTTGAATGTGTGACACGGCGCGACACCGTGGAGATTTGTCGGACAGCGATAGAGCTGGCGGTCCCGGCACTCACACGGCCGCCCGCACCTGTCATCACACCGCTCGGATCGCTGCGTCTCTGTCCGGGCGGAAGTGTGGAACTCGACGCGGGCGACGGATACAGTAGTTATATCTGGAGTACGGGCGAACGCACACGCACCATTGTCGTGCACAGCGCGGGCATGTATGTTGTCACGGTCACGGATCAGTACGGACGCCGAGGAACTGCGCCACCCATCGTAATCGCGATGCTTCCGACGCCTGCCCCCGCGCCGCGTATCATGCCACTCAATGGACTGAGACTTTGTGAAGGGAGTTACACCACGCTCGACGTTGGATCATATGCCGAATACCTCTGGAATTCCGGTGAGCTCACGCACTCGATAAATGTCCGCACCGCCGGAACCTGGTGGGTGCGGGTGAAAAGTGCGGAGGGTTGTTACGGGTACTCCGACACGGTGCGAACCACCGTTGTACCTGCTCCGGTGAAACCCACCATCACACGGTCGGGCGACACACTGATGACACAGCAATACCGGACATATCAATGGTACAAGGACGGCACACGAATATCGGGCGCGGTGCAACAGAGTTATGTGGCGACGTCAAAGGGCGGCTATCAGGTGCATGTCACAAATGAATACGGATGCCTATCGGCGTCCGACATCATCGACCTTATACTCACGGGCCTCAACGGTGTCCCCGTTCCCGGATCCGTCTGGCTCGACGTGTATCCGAATCCCGTCACGAATGAGCTCACCGTCACACTGCGCGGCACCTCAGACAAACCGGCCGACATCCGCCTCGTTTCTGTTCTCGGCCAGACAATCACCGGCACCACCTCGCGCAAGGCACACGGCGAACAGACCGTGACCTACGATCTCTCATCACACCCCGCGGGACTGTACTTCGTCACCGCAGCAGTGCAGGGGCGTGTGCTGTCGCGGAGTGTGGTGAAGCGGTAG